One genomic segment of Helicoverpa zea isolate HzStark_Cry1AcR chromosome 22, ilHelZeax1.1, whole genome shotgun sequence includes these proteins:
- the LOC124641180 gene encoding juvenile hormone esterase-like has product MTSVIHIVSLLAVLTAPALAVQVRVSDGLLEGERLINEYGGAEYFSFRGIPYAQPPLGDLRFKAPQPPTPWNNVRSAKEFGNNCLQYDLFIDKGKRSGDEDCLYLNVYTPEITPSEPLPVMVWIHGGGFVSGSGDDAIYGPKFLVRHGVILVTINYRLEVLGFLSLDTEEVPGNAGMKDQVAALRWVNKNIANFGGDPNNVTIFGESAGGVSVSYQVISPMSKGLFKRAIAQSGVSVGYWAQSYRPRERGFALARSLGLHTDNVTEVYEFLKVQPAESLVQIKAAVTYSEHERPNVEVYFSVTDEKQFGNNERFFYGDMVNAVSNNVHEGVDIMTGYTADEGLMGVAIFGQINSSLEQARSFPQFFVSYPMSLNLPVDDQLELGMKIRDYYFKNQISIPDDWEGLSRYYGMDIFSFPTVWWIRLIARTNKNKAYLYKFTVKSELNKAAHMMGLADILGDRQVVAHSDDLSYLFSSRHMPIFDMTTTPFLYIDRVCRLWVNFAKYGDPTPDASLGVEWKPYSLEKQDYLDLGNQLVAGNEPDAEEIKFWEDTLIEFGQKLYLDEDEDSVNSSRSALIPQDKLSALILLLFFFGQLIRL; this is encoded by the exons ATGACGTCAGTGATACATATCGTGTCGCTTCTAGCAGTGTTGACGGCGCCGGCGCTTGCCGTGCAAGTGAGAGTGAGCGACGGCTTGTTGGAGGGAGAGCGACTGATCAACGAGTATGGCGGTGCTGAGTACTTCAGCTTTAGAGGAATCCCGTATGCGCAGCCACCTCTCGGAGATCTCAGATTCAAG GCTCCACAACCTCCGACTCCATGGAACAATGTCCGCAGCGCCAAGGAGTTTGGTAACAATTGTCTGCAGTACGACTTATTCATAGACAAAGGAAAGCGAAGTGGCGATGAAGATTGTCTGTACCTCAACGTGTACACTCCTGAGATCACTCCCAGCGAGCCTCTGCCAGTCATGGTCTGGATCCACGGAGGAGGCTTCGTCTCCGGCAGTGGGGATGACGCTATATATGGACCTAAGTTCCTTGTGAGACACGGAGTTATTTTAGTCACGATTAACTACCGACTCGAAGTTCTTGGTTTCCTTTCCTTAGACACAGAAGAAGTCCCTGGAAATGCAGGAATGAAAGATCAAGTGGCTGCCCTCAGGTGGGTCAATAAGAACATCGCCAACTTCGGTGGAGACCCTAACAATGTTACCATATTCGGCGAAAGCGCCGGAGGAGTCAGTGTCTCTTATCAAGTAATCTCACCAATGTCCAAAGGATTATTCAAGAGAGCCATAGCTCAGAGTGGTGTCAGTGTCGGTTATTGGGCGCAGTCATATAGGCCAAGAGAAAGAGGCTTCGCTTTGGCCAGGAGTTTAGGATTACATACTGACAATGTCACCGAAGTTTATGAGTTCCTGAAAGTTCAACCAGCTGAATCACTCGTACAAATCAAGGCGGCAGTAACATACTCCGAACACGAAAGACCCAACGTTGAAGTTTACTTTAGCGTGACTGATGAAAAACAATTCGGAAACAATGAGAGATTCTTCTACGGAGATATGGTGAATGCAGTATCAAACAACGTGCACGAAGGAGTAGATATTATGACAGGATACACAGCTGACGAAGGACTCATGGGTGTTGCTATATTCGGTCAAATCAATTCAAGTTTGGAACAAGCTAGAAGTTTCCCACAATTCTTTGTATCCTACCCAATGTCGCTCAATTTGCCAGTTGATGATCAATTGGAACTTGGAATGAAAATCAGGgactattatttcaaaaatcagATTTCAATACCTGATGATTGGGAAGGTCTATCAAGATATTACGGCATGGATATATTCTCATTCCCCACTGTGTGGTGGATTAGGCTAATCGCTCGCACGAATAAGAACAAAGCATATCTGTACAAATTCACCGTCAAGTCCGAGCTGAACAAGGCTGCGCATATGATGGGATTAGCCGACATACTCGGAGACAGGCAGGTGGTCGCTCACAGTGACGATTTGTCTTACTTGTTCAGTTCGCGACACATGCCTATTTTTGACATGACCACGACCCCATTCTTATACATTGACCGTGTTTGTAGGCTGTGGGTCAATTTCGCGAAATATGG GGACCCTACTCCTGACGCATCGTTGGGTGTGGAGTGGAAGCCATACTCGCTGGAGAAGCAAGACTATCTGGATCTTGGCAACCAGCTGGTGGCCGGGAACGAGCCAGATGCCGAAGAAATAAAGTTCTGGGAAGATACTCTAATTGAATTCGGTCAGAAACTGTACTTGGATGAAGATGAGGATTCGGTCAACTCATCCCGGTCAGCACTTATCCCGCAGGATAAGTTGTCcgcattaatattattattatttttctttggtcAACTCATCCGGCTTTAA
- the LOC124641181 gene encoding uncharacterized protein LOC124641181, translated as MLRVWIKAVQKQNVDNSERERHLEMLFDVYFDIQDAYKIIEKTFHLQIAFYAINVTFQSIKNVMTILVIKNYESIKNIKYFVLVFISQTWLLKSIVVFIHLSVECERFYAAMRDVHDACIILMNSEQFAELDMRVYKNIHRARRSLFSKLDGCRLFQVDAELPLQLSRLISSYIIVCLQFAFL; from the exons ATGCTCCGTGTGTGGATCAAAGCGGTTCAAAAACAGAATGTTGATAATTCTGAAAGGGAACGACATTTGGAAATGTTATTCGACGTTTATTTCGATATCCAAGATGCTTATAAGATTATAGAGAAAACTTTTCATTTACAG ATCGCCTTCTATGCGATTAACGTCACTTTTCAAAGCATCAAAAACGTAATGACAATATTAGTCATCAAAAATTACGAGtccatcaaaaatataaaa tattttgtgCTGGTATTTATATCACAAACATGGCTTTTGAAGAGTATAGTGGTGTTTATCCACCTGAGCGTGGAGTGTGAGAGATTCTATGCGGCCATGAGGGATGTCCACGATGCCTGTATCATACTCATGAATTCGGAACAATTTGCTG AACTCGATATGCGAGTGTACAAGAACATCCATCGAGCACGAAGATCTCTGTTCAGTAAGCTGGACGGGTGTCGCCTCTTCCAAGTGGACGCTGAACTGCCGCTGCAGCTGTCCAGGCTCATCTCCTCTTACATCATAGTCTGCTTGCAGTTCGCCTTCTTGTAA